The following coding sequences are from one Achromobacter sp. B7 window:
- a CDS encoding ornithine cyclodeaminase, protein MTTLLTTSDVATIVARYGPRKVFTDLLDYVLADFLRWQEFDKCARVASHSPAGVIELMPAADSELYSFKFVNGHPDNPQTGLSTVMAFGALAQVSTGEPLLISELTLTTALRTAVTSALAARALARPDSRSMALIGNGAQAEFQALAFHYVLGIDVLHVYDVDADATRKLQANLAAVAPTLRVVAFDGTAQAVKGADIVTTVTADKAYATILTADMVEPGMHINALGGDCPGKTELHADVLRRGAVFVEYEPQTRIEGDLQQMPADFPVTELWRVLTGQAAGRRSAEDVTIFDSVGFALEDFSALRWLRDSAVRFGIGARIEVAPRLQDPKNLFDVVRAATDVKAAPGQP, encoded by the coding sequence ATGACGACATTGCTCACGACGTCGGACGTTGCCACCATCGTGGCCCGATACGGCCCGCGCAAGGTTTTCACCGATCTGCTGGACTATGTGCTGGCCGATTTTCTGCGATGGCAAGAATTCGACAAGTGCGCGCGTGTCGCCAGTCATTCCCCTGCCGGCGTCATCGAACTGATGCCCGCCGCCGACAGCGAGCTGTACAGCTTCAAGTTCGTGAACGGCCACCCCGACAACCCGCAAACCGGCCTGTCCACCGTGATGGCCTTTGGCGCCCTGGCGCAAGTCAGTACGGGCGAACCGCTGCTGATCAGCGAACTGACCCTGACCACCGCCCTGCGCACCGCCGTCACGTCGGCGCTGGCGGCACGCGCGTTGGCCCGGCCCGATTCGCGCTCGATGGCGTTGATTGGCAACGGGGCGCAGGCGGAATTCCAGGCCCTGGCATTTCACTATGTGCTGGGTATCGACGTGTTGCATGTGTACGACGTGGACGCCGACGCGACGCGCAAGCTGCAAGCCAACCTGGCCGCCGTCGCCCCGACGCTGCGCGTGGTCGCGTTTGACGGCACCGCGCAGGCGGTCAAGGGGGCGGACATCGTCACCACCGTCACCGCCGACAAGGCCTACGCCACCATTCTGACCGCCGACATGGTTGAACCCGGCATGCACATCAACGCCTTGGGCGGCGACTGCCCGGGCAAGACCGAACTGCATGCCGACGTGCTGCGCCGGGGCGCTGTCTTTGTCGAATACGAACCGCAGACGCGCATTGAAGGCGACCTGCAACAGATGCCCGCGGATTTTCCGGTGACGGAACTGTGGCGCGTGCTGACGGGGCAGGCGGCCGGCCGCCGCAGCGCTGAAGATGTGACCATCTTCGATTCGGTGGGTTTTGCGCTGGAAGACTTTTCGGCCTTGCGCTGGTTGCGCGACAGCGCCGTCCGATTTGGCATCGGCGCTCGCATTGAAGTGGCGCCGCGATTGCAGGATCCCAAGAATCTGTTCGATGTGGTGCGCGCGGCCACTGACGTGAAGGCCGCGCCGGGGCAGCCATAG
- a CDS encoding DUF1059 domain-containing protein produces MTRKYIDCREFPSEMNCSVALAADSDDELLEAAVQHATTVHKHADSPELRSQLKTMFHDGTPPTDAPRAA; encoded by the coding sequence ATGACCCGCAAATACATCGACTGCCGTGAGTTTCCAAGCGAGATGAATTGCTCGGTAGCCCTGGCCGCGGATTCCGACGACGAATTGCTGGAAGCCGCCGTGCAGCATGCCACCACCGTGCACAAGCACGCCGACTCGCCAGAGCTGCGCTCGCAGCTCAAGACGATGTTCCACGACGGCACGCCGCCCACTGACGCCCCGCGCGCCGCCTGA
- a CDS encoding bifunctional diguanylate cyclase/phosphodiesterase: protein MIIDNSDVMYRHLVQGVVDYAIYMLHPDGTVANWNAGAQRAKGYTQEEIVGKNFACFYTAADQAAGLPQRGLATAREQGRFEAEGWRVRRDGTLFWANVVIDAIRDDQGELIGFAKVTRDVTERREREQQLVKAKELAEHYNSELTSLSSFLDAVVSHIPSCVLVMDAVSRNILLANRQAEATFGVTRAQMLGKTAQQCLPEPVCEFLDRLTHDALRSDGALREAEEELTTARGMRTLRTRTLVFHSNDPRSRYALLISDDVTDENAAHAQVRYMAHHDTLTGMPNRRLFREQLLKALHHCADDRRTAVLCLDLDNFKSVNDTLGHPCGDELLRLLAKRLPKVLREQDTLARLGGDEFAVVLPNIGQQDDVRKMAERLIDAVRQPFEVDGHTVPISVSIGIALAETPEYTADHLLRYADMALYEAKRNGRNRMAFFQPEMEAAALKRHEMEMDLRQAIMGQQLQLYYQPILDVSHVRIVGREALMRWQHPVKGLIMPGDFIPIAEETGLIHELGAFTLHEACAEAMRWDDHETVAVNLSASQFTNSALVSLVESALTKSGLPARRLELEITESVLLANSASNLNTLKRLKALGVKVALDDFGTGYSSLGYLRSFDFDKIKIDKSFTQDVESSKEALAIIRAINGIGRSLDIPTTAEGVETAAQLDRLTQEGCSHFQGYLLGRPVSHDALPEEKP from the coding sequence ATGATCATCGACAATTCCGACGTCATGTACCGGCACCTTGTGCAGGGTGTCGTCGACTACGCCATCTACATGCTGCATCCGGACGGCACAGTCGCCAACTGGAACGCCGGGGCGCAGCGCGCCAAGGGCTACACCCAAGAAGAGATCGTCGGCAAGAACTTTGCGTGCTTCTACACGGCCGCCGACCAGGCCGCCGGCTTGCCGCAACGCGGCCTGGCCACGGCGCGCGAACAGGGCCGCTTCGAAGCCGAGGGCTGGCGCGTGCGCCGCGACGGCACGCTGTTCTGGGCCAATGTGGTGATCGACGCCATCCGCGACGACCAGGGCGAGCTGATTGGCTTTGCCAAGGTCACGCGCGACGTCACCGAACGCCGTGAACGCGAACAGCAGCTGGTGAAGGCCAAAGAGCTGGCCGAACACTACAACTCGGAATTGACGTCGCTATCCAGCTTCCTGGATGCCGTGGTGTCGCACATCCCGTCGTGCGTGCTGGTGATGGACGCCGTGTCGCGCAATATCCTGCTGGCCAACCGTCAGGCGGAAGCCACGTTCGGCGTCACGCGCGCCCAGATGCTGGGCAAGACGGCGCAGCAGTGCCTGCCTGAACCCGTGTGCGAATTCCTGGACCGGCTGACGCACGACGCCTTGCGATCGGACGGCGCCCTGCGTGAAGCGGAAGAAGAGCTGACCACCGCGCGCGGCATGCGCACCTTGCGCACGCGCACGCTGGTTTTCCACAGCAACGACCCGCGCTCGCGTTACGCGCTGCTGATCTCCGATGACGTCACGGACGAGAACGCGGCGCATGCCCAGGTGCGCTACATGGCGCATCACGACACCCTGACCGGCATGCCCAACCGCCGGCTGTTCCGCGAGCAGCTTCTCAAGGCGCTGCACCACTGTGCCGACGACCGCCGCACCGCCGTGCTGTGCCTGGACCTGGACAATTTCAAAAGCGTGAACGACACGCTGGGCCATCCCTGCGGCGACGAGCTGCTGCGCCTCTTGGCCAAGCGGCTGCCGAAGGTGCTGCGCGAGCAGGACACGCTGGCCCGCCTGGGCGGTGACGAATTCGCGGTGGTGCTGCCCAACATTGGCCAGCAGGACGACGTGCGCAAGATGGCCGAACGGCTGATCGACGCGGTGCGCCAGCCCTTTGAAGTGGACGGCCATACGGTGCCGATCAGCGTCAGCATCGGTATCGCGCTGGCCGAGACGCCCGAATACACCGCCGACCACCTGCTGCGCTACGCCGACATGGCGCTGTACGAAGCCAAGCGCAACGGCCGCAACCGCATGGCGTTCTTCCAGCCCGAGATGGAGGCCGCCGCGCTCAAGCGCCATGAAATGGAAATGGACTTGCGCCAGGCCATCATGGGTCAGCAATTGCAGTTGTATTACCAGCCCATCCTGGACGTCAGCCACGTGCGCATCGTCGGGCGCGAAGCGCTGATGCGCTGGCAGCATCCGGTCAAGGGCCTGATCATGCCCGGCGACTTCATTCCCATCGCCGAAGAAACCGGCCTGATCCACGAGCTGGGCGCCTTCACCCTGCACGAGGCCTGCGCCGAAGCCATGCGCTGGGACGACCACGAAACCGTGGCCGTAAACCTGTCTGCCAGCCAGTTCACCAACAGCGCGCTGGTGTCGCTGGTGGAATCGGCGTTGACCAAGTCCGGCCTGCCGGCGCGGCGGCTGGAACTGGAGATTACCGAATCGGTGCTGCTGGCCAACTCGGCCTCCAACCTGAACACGCTCAAGCGCTTGAAGGCGCTGGGCGTGAAAGTGGCGCTGGACGACTTTGGCACGGGTTATTCGTCGCTGGGCTATCTGCGTTCGTTCGATTTCGACAAGATCAAGATCGACAAATCGTTCACCCAGGACGTCGAATCCAGTAAAGAAGCACTGGCCATCATCCGCGCCATCAACGGCATCGGGCGCAGCCTGGACATTCCGACCACTGCCGAAGGCGTGGAAACCGCCGCGCAGCTGGACCGGCTGACACAGGAAGGCTGCTCGCACTTCCAGGGTTACCTCTTGGGCCGCCCGGTGTCGCATGACGCACTGCCAGAAGAAAAGCCGTAA
- a CDS encoding YcjF family protein: protein MPPLRPDSPALQDAIADAISTATRGAGRVNILIAGKTGVGKSTLINAVFRGDLAKTGAGKPVTQTTQEYTKPGHPLTIIDTRGLEVGDYARSRQALTDLIQERSASDDQDKHVHVAWLCIQDSSHRVEDAEIELADMLATAGIPVVVVLTKARKNSPFVAEAHKLLPSAKQVVAVRALPEWIEELDAELPPMGLDKLIEVTAEHIPEGQQRAYANALSTRNKKALEVKKKRAEIEVNVAAGLAASAAAAPIPFSDAFALVPIQVGMIAKIGITFGMELDTTAITTLVTSTLGASAATLIGRSVVSGMLKFIPGAGSAVGGTIAATTAGAITKLLGNAYVAVLYDFCLKNPGKDIDIGMIAQALRQRVKL from the coding sequence ATGCCGCCCCTACGCCCCGATTCGCCCGCCTTGCAGGACGCCATCGCCGACGCCATCAGCACGGCCACGCGCGGCGCGGGTCGCGTCAACATCCTGATCGCGGGCAAGACCGGCGTGGGCAAGAGCACGCTGATCAACGCCGTGTTTCGCGGCGATCTGGCCAAGACGGGCGCGGGCAAGCCCGTCACGCAGACCACCCAGGAATACACCAAGCCCGGCCATCCGCTGACCATCATCGACACGCGCGGCCTGGAAGTGGGCGACTACGCGCGCTCGCGCCAGGCGCTGACGGACTTGATCCAGGAACGCTCGGCGTCCGACGATCAGGACAAGCACGTGCATGTGGCCTGGCTGTGCATCCAGGACAGCAGCCACCGCGTGGAAGACGCCGAGATCGAACTGGCCGACATGCTGGCCACCGCCGGCATCCCGGTGGTGGTGGTGCTGACCAAGGCGCGCAAGAACAGCCCCTTCGTTGCCGAGGCGCACAAGCTGCTGCCGAGCGCCAAGCAGGTAGTGGCCGTGCGCGCGCTGCCGGAATGGATCGAAGAACTGGACGCGGAACTGCCGCCGATGGGCCTGGACAAGCTGATTGAAGTCACGGCCGAACACATTCCCGAGGGGCAGCAGCGCGCCTACGCCAATGCCCTGTCCACCCGCAACAAGAAGGCCCTGGAAGTAAAAAAAAAGCGGGCTGAGATAGAAGTGAACGTGGCGGCCGGCCTGGCCGCGTCCGCCGCCGCCGCGCCCATTCCGTTTTCGGACGCGTTTGCGCTGGTGCCGATCCAGGTCGGCATGATCGCCAAGATCGGCATCACCTTCGGCATGGAGCTGGACACCACCGCCATCACCACGCTGGTCACCTCCACGCTGGGTGCGTCGGCGGCCACGCTGATCGGGCGGTCGGTGGTATCGGGCATGCTGAAATTCATTCCGGGCGCGGGCAGCGCCGTGGGCGGCACCATCGCCGCCACCACCGCGGGCGCCATCACCAAGCTGCTGGGCAATGCGTACGTGGCCGTGCTGTACGACTTCTGCTTGAAGAACCCGGGCAAGGACATCGACATCGGGATGATCGCGCAGGCGCTGCGCCAGCGGGTAAAGCTGTGA
- a CDS encoding sodium:solute symporter yields the protein MALDIGVVMLYLGGMLLLGWYGMRRAKTQEDYLVAGRNLGPGLYMGTMAATVLGGASTVGTVRLGYQYGISGFWLCGALGLGIIVLNRVLAKPLLKLRIFTVTQILERRFTAGAKHVSALVMMAYALMLAATSVIAMGTVMQVLFDLPFWVSVVVGGGVVAVYSTLGGMWSLTLTDIVQFIIKTVGLMFVLLPICLIRVGGWDQLVAQLPAASFSLTNIGWGTIITYFVIYFLGILIGQEIWQRVFTARDERVARVAGTAAGLYCIVYGLVGAVIGMTAKVLLPDLPDVNHAFAAIVQAGLPDGIRGLVIAAALAAMMSTASAAMLATSTVLAEDLLPALRGGRSFTDVRVHRLITLLAALSALGVALVVDDVMSALTCAYNLLVGGMLVPLLGAIYWRRATTAGAMAGMLLGCAAAIAFMVKDGLAANTPVYAALAASAAGFVLISLLGRAGAPWGDTPVPRADAK from the coding sequence ATGGCGTTGGACATAGGAGTCGTCATGCTCTACCTGGGCGGCATGCTGCTGCTGGGCTGGTACGGCATGCGGCGGGCAAAAACCCAGGAAGACTATCTGGTGGCGGGCCGCAACCTGGGGCCCGGTTTGTACATGGGCACCATGGCGGCAACGGTGCTGGGCGGGGCCAGCACGGTGGGTACGGTGCGGCTGGGATATCAATACGGTATTTCGGGGTTCTGGCTATGCGGGGCGCTGGGGCTGGGCATCATCGTGCTGAACCGGGTGCTGGCCAAACCCCTGCTGAAGCTGCGCATCTTCACGGTGACGCAGATTCTTGAACGGCGCTTCACGGCGGGCGCCAAGCATGTCAGCGCGTTGGTCATGATGGCGTATGCGCTGATGTTGGCAGCCACGTCCGTCATCGCCATGGGCACGGTGATGCAGGTGCTGTTCGACCTGCCGTTCTGGGTGTCGGTCGTGGTCGGCGGCGGCGTGGTCGCGGTGTATTCCACGCTAGGCGGAATGTGGTCATTGACCTTGACCGACATCGTGCAATTCATCATCAAGACGGTGGGCCTGATGTTCGTGCTGCTGCCCATCTGCCTGATACGGGTGGGCGGCTGGGACCAGCTGGTGGCGCAGCTGCCCGCCGCCAGTTTCAGCCTGACGAACATCGGCTGGGGCACGATCATCACCTACTTCGTCATCTACTTCCTGGGCATCCTGATCGGCCAGGAAATCTGGCAGCGCGTCTTCACTGCCCGTGACGAACGCGTGGCGCGCGTGGCGGGCACCGCCGCCGGGTTGTACTGCATCGTGTACGGCCTGGTGGGCGCGGTGATCGGCATGACCGCGAAGGTGCTGCTGCCCGATCTGCCCGACGTCAACCACGCGTTCGCCGCCATCGTGCAGGCGGGCCTGCCGGACGGCATACGCGGCCTGGTCATCGCCGCGGCGCTGGCGGCCATGATGTCCACGGCCAGCGCCGCCATGCTGGCCACGTCCACCGTGCTGGCCGAAGACCTGTTGCCGGCGCTGCGGGGCGGGCGCTCGTTCACCGACGTGCGCGTGCACCGGCTGATCACGCTGCTGGCCGCGCTGTCGGCGCTGGGCGTGGCGTTGGTGGTCGATGACGTCATGAGCGCCCTGACCTGCGCGTACAACCTGCTGGTGGGCGGCATGCTGGTGCCGTTGCTGGGTGCCATCTACTGGCGCCGCGCCACCACCGCCGGCGCAATGGCGGGGATGCTGCTGGGTTGCGCGGCGGCCATTGCGTTCATGGTCAAGGACGGCCTGGCGGCCAACACACCGGTCTACGCGGCGCTTGCGGCCAGCGCCGCCGGCTTTGTGCTGATCAGCCTGCTGGGGCGGGCGGGCGCGCCTTGGGGCGATACACCCGTGCCGCGAGCCGACGCCAAATGA
- the speB gene encoding agmatinase, with product MRFTPERLAALRARFGGANEATIHDPHFREVAVNIIDGSGTRSAPYAGMPTLLDAPARPIDWQAPDFGDLQVALTGVPMDLGASNRSGCRFGPRALRAIERVGPYHHVLRCTPTHDLRVADIGDVPMRSRFNLEQSHEDIETAYAQIHAAGVIPVSVGGDHSITLPILRALGRRAPVSLIHFDAHCDTGGPFDGSRFHHGGPFRQAVLDGVLDPTRTIQIGIRGAAEYLWEFSYESGMTVIHAEDIARLGVDAVVAQARKVVGDTPVYVSFDIDCLDPAFAPGTGTPEVGGVTVREAQAILRALAGIDIIGGDVVEVAPAYDATANTAHAGAQMLFEILSLVGVRHAG from the coding sequence ATGCGCTTTACCCCGGAGCGCCTTGCGGCGCTGCGCGCCCGCTTTGGCGGCGCCAACGAAGCCACCATCCACGACCCGCATTTTCGCGAAGTGGCCGTCAACATCATCGACGGCAGCGGCACGCGCAGCGCGCCCTATGCGGGCATGCCTACCTTGCTGGACGCCCCGGCACGCCCCATCGACTGGCAAGCGCCCGACTTCGGCGACCTGCAAGTGGCGCTGACCGGCGTGCCGATGGACCTGGGCGCCAGCAACCGCAGCGGTTGCCGTTTTGGGCCGCGCGCGCTGCGCGCCATCGAACGCGTCGGCCCCTACCACCACGTCTTGCGCTGCACGCCCACGCACGACCTGCGCGTGGCCGATATCGGCGATGTGCCGATGCGCAGCCGCTTCAACCTGGAGCAATCACATGAAGATATCGAAACCGCGTACGCCCAGATCCATGCGGCGGGGGTCATTCCGGTTTCGGTGGGGGGCGACCATTCCATTACCCTGCCGATCCTGCGTGCGCTGGGCCGACGCGCGCCGGTCTCGCTGATCCACTTCGATGCGCATTGCGATACGGGCGGCCCGTTCGACGGCAGCCGCTTTCACCACGGTGGCCCGTTCCGCCAAGCCGTGCTGGACGGCGTGCTGGACCCCACGCGCACCATCCAGATCGGCATCCGTGGCGCGGCGGAATACCTCTGGGAATTCTCGTACGAGTCCGGCATGACGGTCATTCACGCGGAAGACATTGCCCGCCTGGGCGTGGATGCCGTGGTCGCGCAGGCGCGCAAGGTCGTGGGCGACACGCCGGTGTATGTCTCGTTCGACATCGATTGCCTGGACCCGGCGTTTGCGCCGGGCACGGGCACGCCCGAGGTGGGCGGCGTGACCGTGCGCGAAGCGCAGGCCATCCTGCGGGCGCTGGCGGGTATCGACATCATCGGGGGCGACGTGGTCGAAGTGGCGCCCGCCTATGACGCCACGGCCAACACCGCGCACGCGGGCGCGCAGATGCTGTTCGAGATCCTGAGCCTGGTCGGCGTGCGCCACGCGGGCTGA
- a CDS encoding glycosyltransferase, translated as MKILYTNFHQGDGGGHTTYVMSLARMLRQRAQITVAAPLGSRLLAEAHALPGVHSVDLEFKGRPFQQLSALRRLRALLRREQFDVIHVNGSADHRLCMLATVGMGAKRPFIVYTQHTDRSANSLGVRMRAKWGTNRVICVCGHTFRRMKDSVFRDEDLRVVHNGVDTLQYRPATPDEVAQARAALLPKAMQRRLVIGSNAGTAVYKNWLDMVTAVSLLPEHQRDQVVILIAGKEPDDEQRQRVADLAMTHQVVFTGLLDDVRPFLAALDVGFVLSSRLETISFACREMMAAGKPVIVSKVGGLTENVTDGRNGWVVPPGSVSSVLATVSTLLNDRAIAAKMGEEARNTALREFSLAHFVGQTEQVYQERGASDRQFELTS; from the coding sequence ATGAAGATTCTGTACACCAACTTTCACCAGGGCGATGGCGGCGGGCACACCACCTACGTCATGTCCCTGGCACGCATGCTGCGCCAACGCGCCCAGATTACCGTGGCCGCGCCGCTTGGCAGCCGCCTGCTGGCCGAGGCCCACGCCTTGCCCGGCGTGCACTCCGTTGACCTGGAATTCAAGGGCCGCCCGTTTCAGCAGTTAAGCGCGTTGCGGCGGCTGCGCGCGCTGCTGCGCCGCGAACAGTTCGACGTGATCCACGTGAACGGCTCGGCCGACCATCGCCTGTGCATGCTGGCCACGGTGGGCATGGGCGCCAAGCGCCCGTTCATTGTCTACACGCAGCATACCGATCGCAGCGCCAACAGCCTGGGTGTGCGCATGCGCGCCAAGTGGGGCACCAACCGCGTCATCTGCGTGTGCGGCCACACCTTCCGCCGGATGAAAGATTCGGTGTTTCGCGATGAAGACCTGCGCGTGGTGCACAACGGCGTGGATACGCTTCAGTATCGACCGGCCACCCCTGACGAAGTCGCCCAAGCGCGCGCCGCGCTGTTGCCCAAGGCCATGCAGCGCCGGCTGGTGATTGGCAGCAACGCCGGCACCGCCGTGTACAAGAACTGGCTGGACATGGTGACCGCCGTGTCGCTGCTGCCCGAGCACCAGCGCGATCAGGTCGTGATCCTGATTGCCGGCAAGGAACCCGACGACGAACAGCGCCAGCGCGTGGCCGACCTGGCCATGACGCATCAAGTGGTGTTCACGGGCTTGCTTGACGACGTGCGGCCTTTCCTGGCGGCACTGGATGTGGGGTTTGTGTTGTCGTCCCGTCTGGAGACGATCTCGTTCGCGTGCCGCGAAATGATGGCGGCGGGCAAGCCGGTCATCGTCAGCAAGGTGGGCGGCCTGACCGAGAACGTGACCGACGGGCGCAACGGCTGGGTGGTGCCGCCCGGTTCCGTCAGCAGCGTGCTGGCCACCGTGTCCACCCTCTTGAACGATCGCGCCATCGCCGCGAAGATGGGCGAAGAAGCGCGCAACACCGCGTTGCGCGAGTTTTCTCTGGCGCATTTCGTGGGGCAGACCGAGCAGGTGTACCAAGAACGCGGGGCGTCCGACCGCCAGTTTGAACTGACGTCCTGA
- a CDS encoding S-(hydroxymethyl)glutathione dehydrogenase/class III alcohol dehydrogenase, which yields MKSRAAVAFGPGKPLEIVEIDVAPPQRGEVLVQITHTGVCHTDAFTLSGDDPEGLFPAVLGHEGAGVVVEVGEGVTSLKPGDHVIPLYTAECRECKFCLSGKTNLCQKVRATQGKGVMPDGTSRFSYEGKPLYHYMGCSTFSEYTVVNEISLAKINPAAPHEKVCLLGCGVTTGLGAVHNTAKVKEGDTVAVFGLGGIGLAVIQGAVQAKAGRIIAVDTNPNKFVLASAMGATDCINPKDYDKPIQDVIVELTDGGVDFSFECIGNVHVMRAALECCHKGWGESIIIGVAGAGQEISTRPFQLVTGRVWRGSAFGGVKGRTQLPGMVEDAMSGKIDLDPFVTHTLPLDRINEAFDLMHEGKSIRTVIHF from the coding sequence ATGAAATCACGCGCAGCAGTCGCATTCGGACCCGGCAAGCCGCTGGAAATCGTTGAAATCGACGTCGCGCCCCCGCAGCGCGGCGAAGTGCTGGTGCAGATCACGCACACCGGCGTCTGCCACACCGACGCGTTCACGCTCAGCGGCGACGACCCCGAAGGCCTGTTCCCCGCCGTGCTGGGCCACGAAGGCGCGGGCGTGGTCGTGGAAGTGGGCGAAGGCGTGACGTCGCTGAAGCCCGGCGACCACGTCATTCCGCTCTACACGGCCGAATGCCGCGAATGCAAGTTCTGCCTGTCCGGCAAGACCAACCTGTGCCAGAAGGTGCGCGCCACCCAGGGCAAGGGCGTCATGCCCGACGGCACCTCGCGCTTCAGCTACGAAGGCAAGCCGCTGTACCACTACATGGGCTGCTCGACCTTCAGCGAATACACGGTCGTCAACGAGATCTCGCTGGCCAAGATCAACCCGGCCGCCCCGCATGAAAAGGTTTGCCTGTTGGGCTGCGGCGTGACCACCGGGCTGGGCGCCGTGCACAACACCGCGAAGGTCAAGGAAGGCGACACCGTCGCCGTGTTCGGTCTGGGCGGCATCGGCCTGGCCGTGATCCAGGGCGCGGTGCAGGCCAAGGCCGGCCGCATCATCGCCGTGGACACCAACCCGAACAAGTTCGTGCTGGCCAGCGCCATGGGCGCCACCGACTGCATCAACCCGAAGGACTACGACAAGCCCATCCAGGACGTCATCGTCGAACTCACCGACGGCGGCGTGGACTTCTCGTTTGAATGTATCGGCAATGTGCACGTGATGCGCGCCGCGCTGGAATGCTGCCACAAGGGCTGGGGCGAAAGCATCATCATCGGCGTGGCCGGCGCCGGCCAGGAAATCAGCACGCGCCCGTTCCAGCTGGTCACGGGCCGCGTGTGGCGCGGATCGGCCTTCGGCGGCGTGAAGGGCCGCACGCAACTGCCGGGCATGGTCGAAGACGCGATGAGCGGCAAGATCGACCTGGACCCGTTCGTCACGCACACGCTGCCGCTGGATCGCATCAACGAAGCCTTCGACCTGATGCATGAAGGCAAGTCGATCCGCACCGTGATCCACTTCTAA
- a CDS encoding metal/formaldehyde-sensitive transcriptional repressor, which translates to MPHSPEEKKRVVTRLRRIQGQALALERAVNEGTECGALLQQLAALRGAATGLMAEVLESHLRETFLQSAQGGPQHAGIDAEAEVDQLMRIVRSYLK; encoded by the coding sequence GTGCCGCATTCGCCGGAAGAAAAAAAACGTGTCGTTACCCGCTTGCGCCGTATCCAGGGGCAGGCGTTAGCATTGGAACGCGCGGTCAACGAAGGCACGGAATGCGGCGCGCTGCTGCAACAGCTGGCCGCCTTGCGCGGTGCAGCCACCGGCCTGATGGCCGAGGTGCTGGAAAGCCATCTCCGGGAAACCTTCCTGCAATCCGCCCAGGGCGGGCCGCAACACGCCGGGATCGACGCCGAGGCCGAGGTCGACCAGCTGATGCGCATCGTCCGTTCCTATTTGAAGTAA